The nucleotide window GCGCTGCATTGTCTCTGCCGAGCACGCGACTCGAAACGATCATCGGTGCGGTCAAACCGGCCGCGACCGCAAAACCGCTTTTAATGAACTCTCTGCGCTTCATTTGCGACCCCACGTTTTAACTGCGGGTCAGAATTTCGCCCGCCGCGGAATCTTGGGCTTGTCGTTCTAAAGGCTCCACGGCGCACGATAGGGGCGACTCAACATGCGCGAGGCCGTTTCATCGCCGATTATTTCCTCTGTTTGCGGATTGAAATGAATTTTTCGTCCCAACAGCATGGCGATTTGTCCCAAGTGACCGGGCGTGGCGGCGCGATGGGCCGTTTCGGCCGGAGTCAACGTCTCCTGCCGCGATTTGACGCAGTCCAAAAAGTTTCGAAAATGTCCGGGCGAACGATAGAGATGCACTTCTTCCGGTCCGAATTGTTCGCGCAGAAGCGAAGCGGGCTGCGTTTTGATGACGCCGCCGCGGCTGACATAAACCCAGCCCAAATCGCCGATCCACTTGGTGCCGAAAGCAATTTCCGGATATCCGCCAGCCAGAATAATTTCCACCCCCTCGGCATATTTGCAGACGATGCGGTAGCGGGTGGCCGTATTGCGAAAGCCGTCCTTGGGATATTCGCCTACGCCCTCGACTTCGATCGGCCCGCTGCGGTCGAGATTCAATCCCCAATGGGCTATGTCGTTGTGATGTCCCACCCAATCCATGAGCTGACCGCCGCCGTAATCGAGATGCCAGCGCCAGTTTTTGTGCACGCGCTCCACGGCATAGGGTGCGTAGGGAGCCGGACCGAGCCAGAACTCATAGTCGAGTTCCGGCGGCGGCGGTTCGAGTTTTTGCCTGCCGAAGGTTCCGGCAAAGTCGGTGTGTCCGCCCGGCAGACCCACCTCTACGGTGTGCACGCGACCGATGCGGCCGTTGCGCACCAGCTCGCAGGCAAAGCGGAAATTGGCCTCGGAGCGCTGCCAGGAACCGGTCTGCCAAATGCGGCCGTTCCGCTCGACCGCTTCGACGATGGCGCGTCCTTCTTTGAGATTGTGCGAAAGCGGCTTTTCGCCATAGATGTCTTTACCGGCTTTGGCCGCCGCTACGGCGATGAGCGCGTGCCAGTGGTCGGGCAGCGCCAGCATGACCGCATCGATATCCGGCCGCGCCAACAGCTCGCGAAAGTCGTGATAAGCGCGGCAGTCGTGATTGCCGTAGGCGCGGTTGACGAGCGCCTGGGCATTCGCCAAATGCTTTTTATCAACATCGCAGACCGCCACCACCCGACAGTCCTTCTGTTCCAGGAACTCTTCCATGTTGGAAGTTCCTTGCCAACCGACGCCGATGCAGCCGATGGTGATCCTATCGCTGGGCGCCGGCATGCCCTCTCTTCCCAAGACGGCTGCAGGCAAAATGTAAGGCGCCGCCGCTGCGCGGAGACCGATGCCGAGAAATTCTCTTCGGTTCAAAATGCTGTCCTCATCTTAAACGGATGAAACGCCGACGGCTTTTAAATGGCGATTACGCCGTCTTAAATCCTATAGGGGCTTCGTTGGGCGCGGCTGCAGAGGCGGTTCGCCTCGTCGTCGTCGATAAAGCGCTCGTTGACCGGATCCCAGCGCAGCGTCCTGCCCAACTGCTCGGCCAAATTGCCGAGATGGCAGACGATCACCGAGCCTGCGCCGACTGCAACATCGCAGATCGGCAGATGCCGTTTCCGGACGGCTGAA belongs to candidate division KSB1 bacterium and includes:
- a CDS encoding Gfo/Idh/MocA family oxidoreductase translates to MNRREFLGIGLRAAAAPYILPAAVLGREGMPAPSDRITIGCIGVGWQGTSNMEEFLEQKDCRVVAVCDVDKKHLANAQALVNRAYGNHDCRAYHDFRELLARPDIDAVMLALPDHWHALIAVAAAKAGKDIYGEKPLSHNLKEGRAIVEAVERNGRIWQTGSWQRSEANFRFACELVRNGRIGRVHTVEVGLPGGHTDFAGTFGRQKLEPPPPELDYEFWLGPAPYAPYAVERVHKNWRWHLDYGGGQLMDWVGHHNDIAHWGLNLDRSGPIEVEGVGEYPKDGFRNTATRYRIVCKYAEGVEIILAGGYPEIAFGTKWIGDLGWVYVSRGGVIKTQPASLLREQFGPEEVHLYRSPGHFRNFLDCVKSRQETLTPAETAHRAATPGHLGQIAMLLGRKIHFNPQTEEIIGDETASRMLSRPYRAPWSL